From Xenopus tropicalis strain Nigerian chromosome 3, UCB_Xtro_10.0, whole genome shotgun sequence, the proteins below share one genomic window:
- the LOC100497868 gene encoding uncharacterized protein LOC100497868 yields MKGCFVILTLIGFCYGQSRLGSYNLESFISVSGLSSGAYMANQFHVSHSGKVIGAAMFAGGPYYCALGNSLTATGTCMKYPSSISVLSLKTFTQTYANTGQIDPVSNLARSKVFIFSGSLDSVLVPGVAKKLEEYYKAYITSTGAIKAVYNIPAEHGMPTESYGGACGTKTHDYINNCNYNGAYEALNHIYGGLQKPSSSAVPAGQLILFDQSEYFNLAPPITYGMDTAGYVYVPPSCQAGARCRLHIAFHGCVQGREAVGDKFARNAGYNQVADLNNLIILYPQARTTALNPNGCWDWWGYTGITYATKNSFQVSGVERMALRAQGLY; encoded by the exons GATCCTACAATCTAGAAAGCTTCATAAGTGTCTCTGGATTGTCTTCGGGAGCCTATATGGCCAACCAGTTCCACGTTTCTCATTCCGGGAAGGTGAttggagcagccatgtttgctgGAG GCCCATATTACTGTGCGTTGGGGAATTCACTGACTGCGACCGGCACTTGTATGAAGTATCCCTCCAGCATAAGTGTCCTCTCTCTAAAGACTTTCACCCAGACTTACGCCAATACCGGCCAGATTGACCCCGTATCCAATCTTGCACGTAGTAAGGTCTTCATCTTCTCCGGCTCCCTGGACTCAGTTTTAGTCCCAg GAGTTGCAAAAAAGCTCGAGGAGTATTACAAAGCCTACATTACCAGCACTGGGGCCATCAAAGCTGTGTATAATATCCCAGCTGAGCATGGAATG CCAACTGAAAGCTATGGAGGGGCTTGTGGAACCAAAACCCATGATTACATCAACAACTGTAACTACAATGGCGCCTACGAAGCTCTGAACCACATCTATGGGGGCCTTCAG AAGCCAAGCTCATCGGCCGTGCCAGCCGGACAG CTGATACTGTTTGACCAATCAGAATATTTCAACCTGGCCCCTCCCATCACATACGGAATGGATACAGCTGGTTACGTCTACGTTCCTCCCTCCTGCCAAGCCGGCGCAA GGTGCCGACTCCATATTGCTTTTCACGGCTGTGTGCAAGGAAG agaGGCTGTTGGGGACAAATTTGCCCGAAATGCAGGCTACAACCAAGTGGCGGATCTCAATAACCTGATAATCCTGTACCCTCAGGCCAGAACTACTGCACTTAATCCTAATGGATGCTGGGACTG GTGGGGTTACACAGGAATCACATACG CTACTAAGAATTCCTTCCAAGTGTCTGGCGTAGAGAGAATGGCGCTGAGGGCCCAGGGATTGTACTAA